AGCGTTTTCCACACTTGTAGCTGGCTTAAACCTGAAATCCTTGTGAATATCAAGAGCAATTGGACCCAAATGACTTTGATTATTCAAAACGGGTGCATTAAAATTCCCTACCCAGATTCCGCCAATATCCTTAGCCTCTATATTACTATCTTCTAAGGCACCTTTTCCAGCTTCACAAATTAAATCATAGATACTTTTATCCTCTAATCTTCCAAATTTGCTATGTGATGTTCCTGCTACATATATAGCCATCTTTACCTCCTGTATATTTTTTATCTATATTTTTTAATTCTTCCAATACCCTATTTGCAATCTTTTCTTCACTATTATTAGATTTATTAAATAGATCTAAGTAATCTGATATATTGATAACCACCTCATAACCACAATAATCGTCTACTTTTTCACATGCCATAAAGCAACCATTCAATATAATTAAAATAGGCAAATTACTATTAAGTTTCTTAACTAATAGATCTTTTAGATAAAGCCTATCATAAATAGGATTACATCCACCGCAAAATATAAATTCAGTGTTCATTTTAATCTTCTTTAATACCTGATAACTTCTCTGCCAGTTTTTTCTTAATATCTATATTAGCCTCTCTTAGATACATGATACGTTGAGCTTGTGGGGAACCAGCTCCATGCATTGATTCAACCTGTGCAGTACCACCAGTCATATTCTCTATAAGCCTACCGATCCTTATTCTATTTATAGATTTTCCTTTAGTTGACCCCTTCAAATATTTTTCTATATATCCAGAGATTTCTGGACAACAAAGATCATTTTCTGATGGCATAGTTGCAATATATCCCCCAGCAATATCATGGGATATTCTAAAAATTTCATAGATAAATCTCGTTATATTATGTTTACTAACATTTGCAAGAAGTGGTGAGGGAAAATAAGCATTAGAAGACAACTTTATACCCTCTGCTGAACAAGCAACTGAGGCACAATAGAGGGTCTCTGTAAGGTGTATCATCTCGGCTAATTTATCTTTAATATGACTTGCTTTTTCTACGCCATTATATTCAGCTGCCAAAGCAGAAGCTCCTATTAAAACATCTGCAAGACCTGTCTTACATGCTCCATAGTTTTGTCTATGGTATGTAGCAAATAAATATACAAGCATTTTTGCATAATCAGTCTCGCCACACATAAAAACCCTATCCCAAGGCACAAATACATTATCAAATATTGTTAGAGCCTCACCTCCAACAACACCATATTTTTTGTTACCTACATCAATATTATTTTCTTGGTAGCGCCTTAGATCATTTGTTTGTCTGCCAAAAATATGTATTACCCCTTTTGCATCTACTGGGATAGCAATGGATACTGCATAATCCTTATCACCTTCTTTTAAAGCTTGCGTAGGCATAACTAGTATTTCATGAGAATTTACAATGCCTGTTTGATGCATCTTTGCACCATTAACTATAATGCCTTCACTGTTCTTCTTGACAATTCGCAAAAACATATCTTTATCACGTTGTTCAGAGGGTTTTTTTGATCTATCCCCCTTAGGATCTGTCATTGAACCTGCAAGCATTAAATCCTTTGATTGAACATATTTTAAATATTCAATAAACCTTTTATGATAATCTGTACCTAGTTTTCTATCCATTTCAAAGGTTGTTGAATATACTGCTGATAATCCATCTAGGCCAACACACCTTTGAAAACACGTCCCAGTTCTCTGACCAAGCATTCTAAGTAATTTCACTTTCTTAATAAGGTCATCTACACTTTGATGTATATGGGTAAATCGGTTAATCTTCTCCCCTGCTAAATGTGAGTTTGCAGTAGCTAACCTAGTAGATTCTGGGTCAAAGGCAGCTTTATACGTCTCTCCTGCTGCATTAATATGTGAAACTATTATTGGATCATCAAATATGTTATCTATCTTTTTACCAAAGTGATATACTGTTGGTTTTAATGCCTTTAAACTATCTTTATATTCTTCTTCATTCATTATTCCCATCTTAAAGGCCTCTCTTTAACTATAGATATATTATTTATTTTATAGTTGATATATTTATCATTAAACAATGTAATGCTATAAAAAAATAAAAAATCAATAGAATTTTCCTTAAAACATGTTAGTACAATTACAACGTAACTCAACAATTATCCCATATTTAATGTATGAATATTTATTTATATTATACAATAAATAATTCTATTTGCAACATCATAATTTTGTTATATAATATTTTTGCTATAATAATATTAAGGGGGCTAGATAAGATATGGAAATAATTGATGAGAGAGTTATAACGAGGGCTATTGTTGAAAGTTTTTCAAAGGACTTTACAAGCTACACAGACTGTGACGTTGCAATAGTAGGGGCAGGACCATCAGGTCTAACTGCTGCATACTATCTATCAAAAGCTGGATTAAAGACTGTTGTCTTTGAGAGAAAATTGTCCCCTGGTGGAGGAATGTGGGGAGGGGGCATGATGTTTCCTTATATAGTTGTTCAAAGTGAAGGAAGAGAACTCTTAGATGAATTTGAAATAAATTATACTAACTATGAAAAAAACTATTATTTAGCTTCATCTATTGAGGCAACAAGTTCAATAATATCAAAAGCTTCAAAATCTGGTTGCAAAATATTTAATACAATAAGTGTAGAGGATGTGGTTATTAGAGAAAATGATTGCATAGAGGGTTTGGTTTTATCGTGGAGTGCAACAGATATAGCAAAACTACATGTAGATCCCCTTGTTATAAAATCAAAGGTAGTAGTTGATGCAACAGGACATGACTGTGAAGTCTGCAAAATAGTGTGTAATAAAATTGGTGCCAAACTAAAAACAGATACTGGAGGGGTTATAGGCGAGAAACCAATGTGGGCAGAGGTTGCTGAAAGCAATATTGAAAATAATACTAAAGAAATATATCCAAATCTATATGTAGTAGGAATGGCAGCAAATGCAGTGTGTGGGGCTCCAAGGATGGGACCAATCTTTGGTGGAATGCTATTATCAGGTAAAAAAGTAGCAGATTTAATATTAAATAAGTTTAAATAATTATGTATGACCTATACTTAATATTACTACTTATATTCATAATATTTCTCTTAGTCTATGCAATATCAAAGGTTAGTCTGCATCCTTTTTTGACACTCTTGTTTGCAGGTCTACTCTTTGGCCTTCTTTCAGGCATGGAACCAAGTCAAATTTCAAATTCATTAGTTGAAGGTTTTGGGTCAACCTTAAAATCAATAGGTATCGTCATTGTCGTTGGTACAATTATTGGGGTTTATCTTGAAAAAACAGGTGGGGCTTACGTTATTGCTACAAACTTATTAAAACTATTTAAAGAGAAGAATACTCCTTTGGTTATGAACATTATGGGGTATATAGTGTCTATCCCAGTATTTTGTGATTCCGGTTTTGTTATACTATCGCCTTTAAATAAAGCACTTACAAAAAAATCAGGCTTAAGTTTGTCAATTACAGCTATCTCACTGTCAATAGGTCTATATGCAAGTCATACCCTAGTACCCCCTACCCCTGGACCTGTTGCAGCAGCTGGCATTATTGGAGCTGATCTTGGTTTGGTTATTATGCTAGGAATTATTGTATCAATACCCGTTTCACTAAGCGGATTAGCCTTTGCCAATATATATGGTAAAAGAATCTATATTGAACCTGACTTAGAAAGTAGCAATAATAAAGAAGATAATACAAATAATACAGTTAATACAAAAGAAGTCTCTTTAATAAAATCAATCCTACCGATTGCTATTCCAATTATTTTAATAGTATTAAAATCTATATCTGAATTTCCAACAAAACCCTTCGGAGAGAGTACTTTAAAAGAATGTTTACAATTTATAGGAAATCCCTCGGTAGCACTGCTTACAGGCTTCCTATTCTGCCTGCTGATCCCAAAGAAAATAACAAAAGACATGCTCTCTACCGAAGGTTGGGTTGGGTTGGGAGTTAAAAATGCCGCAATTATTATTCTTATTACAGCAGCTGGAGGAGCATTCGGTCAAATATTAAGGGATTCCTCATTATCAAATGTTATAAGTAACTATTTAACTAATATGAATATTGGTCTACTCTTACCTTTTCTTATAGCAGCTGCCTTAAAAAGTGCTCAAGGCTCATCAACTGTAGCAATTATAACTACAGCATCATTGATCACCCCTTTATTAGACCCTCTTGGTTTAACAAGTAGCATTGCAAAGGCTTTAACTGTTCTAGCAATTGGGGCTGGTTCTATGGTCGTATCCCATGCAAATGACAGTTATTTCTGGGTTGTAACAGGTTTCTCTAATATGACTGTAAAAGAAGGTTATAAACTACAAACACTAGCTACACTTATTAGTGGCTTTATTGGAGCACTTGCTATTTTAATTTTATCTACTATATTGCTTTAAAAGGAGGTGAAAGATGAAAAAAATAGCAGTTGTCGTTGCAGATTATTTTGAAGATTCTGAATATACAGAACCTGTAAAGGCTTTTAAAGAAAAGGGATATGAGGTAATAAATATAAGTTTTGAAGCTGGTAAATCTGTTAAAGGGAAAAATGGTAAAGCAAGTGTTGTGCCTGAAAAATCTATTGATGAGGTTAGCGTCAATGATTTTGATGCATTACTAATCCCAGGAGGTTTTTCTCCTGATATACTTAGGGCAGATGATAGGTTTGTTAATTTTGTTAAAAATTTTGCTGAGAGTAAAAAACCAATTTTTGCAATATGCCACGGTCCACAATTATTAATTACTGCTGATGTAATAAAGGGCGTAAGAATGACAGGCTATAAATCAATAATACAAGATATAAAAAATGCAGGTGCAATTTTTGAAGATAAATCTGTAGTTGTAGATAAAAACTTCGTTACAAGTAGGACACCTAAAGATCTAGATGATTTTATAAGGGAATCGCTGAATATGCTAAAATAATAAATATATAATCTAATCTGCTTTATTATTTAAATCATAGATTAAACTTTGGTTAATGTTTAGATTGTGCTAAACACAATCTTTTTGTATTATTAGTGAAACATGTTATATTTTTCAACTAAATTTGCCCTTATATATACACTGATTTTCTCTTTTCTGCTACTATTTGAAAATAAATCATTGATTAAAAAAATCTTAATATTTGTCTCACTAGCCTATTTTGGCTTCAATACTAAAACTTTTAAAGGTTTATTAATTGGTATCTTATGGTCATTTATTGATGGATTTATAACAGGAGCTTTTTTATACATTATAATAGATTTATTTAATAAATAATATTTTATAAATATAATTTCTAACCAAATTTTAATTATATAAATTTATACCTTGACTGATAACATCGTTAGATTTAGACTTCTGTAAATTAATAAATAAAAGCTATTTTGAAACGTATAATGACAATAAAATTTAAAGATTTAATAGATGAAGCAATTGATTTTAGACATTATTTGCACAGTAATCCCGAAATAGGTTGGAGTGAATTTAATACAGCTAAAAAAATAAGAGAAAAACTAGAAAAATATAATATTAGTTATATAGAATGTGTTAAAACAGCAACAATAGCTACAATAGGTAATTCACTTAAAGGGGATCATATTGCCTTAAGGGCAGATATTGACGCACTCCCAATAGAAGAAAAGACAGATTTGCCTTATAAATCAAAAGTAAATAAAGTTATGCATGCTTGTGGTCATGATGGCCATACTGCAACACTTTTAGCAACAGCTATATGGTTAAAACAACATGAAAATAGCCTAAAGGGTCCAGTAACGTTTATATTTCAACCAGCTGAAGAAGGCGGTCATGGTGCAAAAAAAATACTCGATGAGGGTGTTTTAAATAATATTGATTTTATTTATGGTTGGCATAACTGGCCTGAAATTAAATTTGGCAAAGCTGCATGTCCTATTGGACCAATTATGGCTGCAAATGCTACATTTCATATAGAAGTAATTGGTAAAGGTGGGCACTCAAGCCAACCTGAAAAGTGTCGTGATCCTATAATTGCTGCCTCAACAATAGTTAATTCACTCCAACATATAATAAGTAGAAGAATATCCCCTCACAAAAAGGCTGTCTTAAGTATTACAAAGATGAATGCAGGCAGTAGTATCACAACAATTCCTGATAGCGTAAAGATTGAGGGCATAATGAGAATCGAAA
This DNA window, taken from Deferribacterota bacterium, encodes the following:
- a CDS encoding propanoyl-CoA acyltransferase, whose product is MAIYVAGTSHSKFGRLEDKSIYDLICEAGKGALEDSNIEAKDIGGIWVGNFNAPVLNNQSHLGPIALDIHKDFRFKPATSVENA
- a CDS encoding 4-hydroxyphenylacetate 3-hydroxylase family protein, which translates into the protein MGIMNEEEYKDSLKALKPTVYHFGKKIDNIFDDPIIVSHINAAGETYKAAFDPESTRLATANSHLAGEKINRFTHIHQSVDDLIKKVKLLRMLGQRTGTCFQRCVGLDGLSAVYSTTFEMDRKLGTDYHKRFIEYLKYVQSKDLMLAGSMTDPKGDRSKKPSEQRDKDMFLRIVKKNSEGIIVNGAKMHQTGIVNSHEILVMPTQALKEGDKDYAVSIAIPVDAKGVIHIFGRQTNDLRRYQENNIDVGNKKYGVVGGEALTIFDNVFVPWDRVFMCGETDYAKMLVYLFATYHRQNYGACKTGLADVLIGASALAAEYNGVEKASHIKDKLAEMIHLTETLYCASVACSAEGIKLSSNAYFPSPLLANVSKHNITRFIYEIFRISHDIAGGYIATMPSENDLCCPEISGYIEKYLKGSTKGKSINRIRIGRLIENMTGGTAQVESMHGAGSPQAQRIMYLREANIDIKKKLAEKLSGIKED
- a CDS encoding sulfide-dependent adenosine diphosphate thiazole synthase produces the protein MEIIDERVITRAIVESFSKDFTSYTDCDVAIVGAGPSGLTAAYYLSKAGLKTVVFERKLSPGGGMWGGGMMFPYIVVQSEGRELLDEFEINYTNYEKNYYLASSIEATSSIISKASKSGCKIFNTISVEDVVIRENDCIEGLVLSWSATDIAKLHVDPLVIKSKVVVDATGHDCEVCKIVCNKIGAKLKTDTGGVIGEKPMWAEVAESNIENNTKEIYPNLYVVGMAANAVCGAPRMGPIFGGMLLSGKKVADLILNKFK
- a CDS encoding GntP family permease translates to MYDLYLILLLIFIIFLLVYAISKVSLHPFLTLLFAGLLFGLLSGMEPSQISNSLVEGFGSTLKSIGIVIVVGTIIGVYLEKTGGAYVIATNLLKLFKEKNTPLVMNIMGYIVSIPVFCDSGFVILSPLNKALTKKSGLSLSITAISLSIGLYASHTLVPPTPGPVAAAGIIGADLGLVIMLGIIVSIPVSLSGLAFANIYGKRIYIEPDLESSNNKEDNTNNTVNTKEVSLIKSILPIAIPIILIVLKSISEFPTKPFGESTLKECLQFIGNPSVALLTGFLFCLLIPKKITKDMLSTEGWVGLGVKNAAIIILITAAGGAFGQILRDSSLSNVISNYLTNMNIGLLLPFLIAAALKSAQGSSTVAIITTASLITPLLDPLGLTSSIAKALTVLAIGAGSMVVSHANDSYFWVVTGFSNMTVKEGYKLQTLATLISGFIGALAILILSTILL
- a CDS encoding type 1 glutamine amidotransferase domain-containing protein, which encodes MKKIAVVVADYFEDSEYTEPVKAFKEKGYEVINISFEAGKSVKGKNGKASVVPEKSIDEVSVNDFDALLIPGGFSPDILRADDRFVNFVKNFAESKKPIFAICHGPQLLITADVIKGVRMTGYKSIIQDIKNAGAIFEDKSVVVDKNFVTSRTPKDLDDFIRESLNMLK
- the doeB2 gene encoding N(2)-acetyl-L-2,4-diaminobutanoate deacetylase DoeB2, whose protein sequence is MTIKFKDLIDEAIDFRHYLHSNPEIGWSEFNTAKKIREKLEKYNISYIECVKTATIATIGNSLKGDHIALRADIDALPIEEKTDLPYKSKVNKVMHACGHDGHTATLLATAIWLKQHENSLKGPVTFIFQPAEEGGHGAKKILDEGVLNNIDFIYGWHNWPEIKFGKAACPIGPIMAANATFHIEVIGKGGHSSQPEKCRDPIIAASTIVNSLQHIISRRISPHKKAVLSITKMNAGSSITTIPDSVKIEGIMRIETTSLRDHIGKMITKISHDIATAYETKAIIEIKPRYNATINYEKAALKMRSSIEEIFGKDWESDIPLPVMASEDFSYYLQKIPGAYALLGSDDGNNHNIICHNSKYDFNDKLIEPASKLLINLVDTNKKII